The following is a genomic window from Adhaeribacter radiodurans.
TGTAAGTTATTAGGATTAGCTACATAGATAATTAAAATTTTATATTCCTGATTACGGTTATAAGTTTTATCAAGATTTATAGTAAGTTTTTGATTATCATACTTATAAGCCAGATCTTTATTAGTAGAACCTGTAATTAGTTTTACACTTTTAATGGTAAACCCTTTGGCATCGAGTACGACAGTATTTTGCGGGTAGAAGAATGGCTTTAACGTTAAAGTTGCTTCTCCGATAGCTTGCTGCTTGCTCCAGTCGAAACGTAATTTTAAGTTGGTGTGAATTAAATCCGATAATCTGGTAATAGAAGGATTGTAAGTTCCTTTTTTAGAAGCCCACTCCGGAATACCACTGTTAATTTTTTGTGTGGTATCAGGAATAGGAGCCATTGCTGTAGAACTGATAATAGGTGTTTGACTTGTTGGAGAATTAGTTTTACACCCAGCTTCCATTACTAACAAAAACAGCAAACTCAGGCCACCCCAAAACTTATCATTCATATCCCGGATTGTTTTAAATTTGCCCGCAATTTCTGCATTTACTTCCGGATTTCAATTATCTTTGAGCCCCAAAACAATATCTTTACTATGCTACAAGTAAAAACTGCTAACGGAAATACATGGCAGGTTGATATTAAAAAAGACAGTATACTTGTAGATAATTCCCTTTTCCCCTGGGACTTAGTTCAATTAGGCCCAAATCAATTTCACATTATCCAGAATAATCAATCGTATACTGCTGAAGTAGTAAAAGCAGATTATACCACTAAAAGTTTTAGTATTAAGATTAATGGTGTTTTGTACGAGCTATCTCTTCAGGATCGTTTTGACTTACTGCTAGATAAACTGGGTATGGGCCAGGTTAACACCAAAAAAATTAACGAAGTAAAAGCACCAATGCCAGGCCTTATTTTAGAGATAAAAGTAAAGGTAGGGCAAGAAGTAAAAAAAGGCGATCTTATTGTAATTCTGGAAGCTATGAAAATGGAAAATATTTTGAAATCACCGGCTGACGGTTTA
Proteins encoded in this region:
- a CDS encoding acetyl-CoA carboxylase biotin carboxyl carrier protein subunit, with the translated sequence MLQVKTANGNTWQVDIKKDSILVDNSLFPWDLVQLGPNQFHIIQNNQSYTAEVVKADYTTKSFSIKINGVLYELSLQDRFDLLLDKLGMGQVNTKKINEVKAPMPGLILEIKVKVGQEVKKGDLIVILEAMKMENILKSPADGLVKVIKVDVRQNVEKNQVILEF